From the genome of Spinacia oleracea cultivar Varoflay chromosome 2, BTI_SOV_V1, whole genome shotgun sequence, one region includes:
- the LOC110782050 gene encoding pentatricopeptide repeat-containing protein At3g21470, whose product MHVMSNTTNLIHTIRDLLAQKSPRKALLLYPQFRRQKECNSGVIPLILKACSNLSLLNHGKSLHAESLKHGVDIDVTIGTSLLGMYAKCRDIIYARKVFDYMPQRNVTTWNAMVAGYLFSGDSASALSLFKAMPERTVVTWNEMIRGFAKIGNMAMARELFDEVPVKMKTVVTWTVMVDGYARNGLMGDAREVLEVMPKRNCFVWSVMISGYCKMGEVEEAKGIFNRTPVRNLVIWNSLVSGLARNGFCEEAIVAYREMQVDGFEPDEVTVTSVLSACSQLGCLEVGKGVHSLIFEKGIELNHFVLNGLVDMYAKCGDLNTARSIFEGMSRRNHSCWNSMITGLAVHGKCQESVELFYQMEDAGVKPDVISFLSVLSACAHGGLLQEGLNIFSKMEKYGLKPGVKHYGCVIDLLGRGGRLKEAFDLVKSMPMRPNDAIWRTLLGACRVHSEATLAEEALEESSHIDSRNSHYVLMSNIYADSEQWEKAEEIRTAMIDKS is encoded by the coding sequence ATGCATGTTATGTCAAACACCACAAATTTGATTCACACCATAAGAGACCTTCTTGCACAAAAATCACCAAGAAAAGCCCTTCTTCTCTATCCCCAGTTTCGCCGCCAAAAAGAATGCAATTCAGGAGTAATCCCTTTAATCCTTAAAGCTTGTTCTAATCTTTCATTGTTAAATCATGGGAAATCTCTTCACGCTGAATCATTGAAACACGGGGTTGATATTGATGTTACAATCGGAACCTCGTTGTTGGGTATGTACGCAAAATGCAGGGACATTATATATGCACGCAAGGTGTTTGATTATATGCCTCAGAGAAATGTGACCACATGGAATGCAATGGTAGCTGGGTACTTGTTTTCTGGAGATTCTGCATCTGCATTGTCGTTGTTTAAGGCTATGCCGGAGAGGACAGTGGTTACATGGAATGAAATGATTCGTGGGTTTGCGAAGATTGGGAATATGGCTATGGCTAGGGAGTTGTTTGATGAGGTTCCAGTGAAGATGAAGACTGTTGTAACTTGGACTGTGATGGTTGATGGGTATGCTAGGAATGGGTTAATGGGGGATGCAAGGGAAGTATTGGAGGTTATGCCGAAAAGAAACTGTTTTGTTTGGTCAGTGATGATTTCGGGGTATTGCAAGATGGGTGAAGTTGAGGAAGCCAAGGGTATATTTAATCGAACTCCCGTAAGGAACTTGGTGATTTGGAATTCATTAGTGTCTGGGTTGGCTCGAAATGGGTTTTGTGAAGAAGCGATTGTAGCATATAGAGAAATGCAGGTGGACGGGTTTGAGCCTGATGAAGTGACGGTAACCAGTGTGTTATCTGCTTGTTCGCAGTTGGGTTGTTTGGAGGTTGGTAAAGGGGTTCATTCATTGATTTTTGAGAAGGGGATTGAGCTTAACCACTTTGTTCTCAACGGATTAGTTGACATGTATGCAAAATGTGGTGATTTGAATACTGCAAGGTCGATTTTTGAGGGGATGAGTCGAAGGAATCACAGTTGCTGGAATTCTATGATTACTGGTTTAGCTGTTCATGGAAAATGTCAGGAATCTGTTGAACTCTTTTATCAGATGGAGGATGCTGGTGTGAAGCCAGATGTAATATCTTTTCTTTCTGTTCTTTCAGCTTGTGCTCATGGTGGGCTTTTGCAAGAAGGTTTAAACATATTCTCGAAGATGGAAAAGTACGGACTAAAACCAGGAGTTAAGCACTATGGTTGCGTTATAGACCTATTGGGAAGAGGAGGGAGGTTAAAGGAGGCATTTGATTTGGTCAAGAGTATGCCTATGAGACCAAATGATGCAATTTGGAGAACACTACTTGGAGCTTGTCGGGTTCATTCAGAAGCCACTTTGGCTGAGGAGGCACTCGAAGAAAGTAGCCACATTGATTCTAGAAATTCACATTATGTTCTCATGTCCAACATCTATGCTGATTCAGAACAATGGGAGAAGGCTGAGGAAATAAGAACTGCCATGATTGACAAAAGCTAA